The DNA sequence GTCTTCAATGATAGTAAATTCTATCAAGCCTGATTTTTGTAATGAACTGATAAAGGAGATTTCGATATTGTAGTTGTTACAAAATTCATTTATCGGTATTAAATTTTCTTTTTTCATCGAGCATATTTATAATTACAATTTAGCCAATTCGGCAAATAAAGCTTTTTGCCTAACCGTTAAATTCGTTGGAATTTTAATTACGAATGTTACATACAAATCCCCAAATTGTTCTTCGCTTTTATAAACAGGAAAACCTTTGCCTTTTAGTTTTATTTTACTTCCATTTTGTGTTTCAGGCTTTACCTTTAGTTTTACTTTCCCGTCAAGAGTATCCATTGTAATTTCGCCACCCAACACTGCTGTGTATAAATCTAATTCAACGGTTGCGTATAAATTATTTCCTAGTCGTTTAAATTTGGGATGATTGATTATTGAGAATGTTATATATAAATCGCCATTGGGTCCTCCATTTATGCCCGGTCCTCCATGCTCTTTTATTTTGATGGTTTGACCATTTTCAATTCCTGCAGGAATAGTAATCCGAATGTTTTTCCCGTTTACTGTTAATGTTTGTTGATGCTTTTTATAGGCGTCAATCAGGTTGAGTTGTAATTGTGCATTGTAATCTTCGCCTCTGAATCTTACCGATCGACTTCTGCTGGCATTTGCAGCACCTCCGAACAAGGATTCAAAAAAATCAGAAAAATCGCCTTCAGATTTAGCTCCATAATATTCTTCTTCACGATAATTTGACGATTGATCCTGATATTGTTTTGCATTTTCAAATTGTTCAGCGTGTTGCCAATCTTTGCCATATTGATCGTATTTATTGCGTTTTTCGGGATCGCTCAATACCGCATTTGCTTCATTAATCTGCTGAAAATTCAATTGCGCATCTTTATCATTTGGATTCAAATCGGGATGATACTTTCTGGCCAATCTTCTATAGGCGTTTTTAACCTCTGCTGGCGTTGCTGTTTTATCAATTCCTAATATTTTATAATAGTCTACAAAAGTCATTTATTTATGAATTTACATGGTGCATAGATAAGAAAGTTAAGCTTTTAATTGAAATTAAACAAGATGATGAGAACTTTATGTTTCCTTATAACTTTAAAACTTTGATTTGTAAAATTATCTGGAAGGAGGGAGGCTTAATGGTTTGTTTTGGTGTATGGAAGAAAAAAGGCTTCAGGAAATATCCTGAAGCCTTTTCTGGTCGGGGTGAGAAGACTCGAACTTCCGACCCCCACGTCCCGAACGTGGTGCGCTAGCCAACTGCGCTACACCCCGATTAATACTTTTGCAAATGTATAATTACAATTGCAATTTTCCTTATAAAATAAACTAAAACTTTTAACTTAATTTCTTCACTTCTTCAATAAGCTGTTCTTTTTCAATGGGAACAACTCCCGTT is a window from the Bacteroidota bacterium genome containing:
- a CDS encoding J domain-containing protein; this encodes MTFVDYYKILGIDKTATPAEVKNAYRRLARKYHPDLNPNDKDAQLNFQQINEANAVLSDPEKRNKYDQYGKDWQHAEQFENAKQYQDQSSNYREEEYYGAKSEGDFSDFFESLFGGAANASRSRSVRFRGEDYNAQLQLNLIDAYKKHQQTLTVNGKNIRITIPAGIENGQTIKIKEHGGPGINGGPNGDLYITFSIINHPKFKRLGNNLYATVELDLYTAVLGGEITMDTLDGKVKLKVKPETQNGSKIKLKGKGFPVYKSEEQFGDLYVTFVIKIPTNLTVRQKALFAELAKL